One genomic region from Equus asinus isolate D_3611 breed Donkey chromosome 10, EquAss-T2T_v2, whole genome shotgun sequence encodes:
- the TGFBR1 gene encoding TGF-beta receptor type-1 isoform X3, which translates to MCIAEIDLIPRDRPFVCAPSSKTGSVTTTYCCNQDHCNKIELPTVGPFSGKPSSGLGPVELAAVIAGPVCFVCISLMLMVYICHNRTVIHHRVPNEEDPSLDRPFISEGTTLKDLIYDMTTSGSGSGLPLLVQRTIARTIVLQESIGKGRFGEVWRGKWRGEEVAVKIFSSREERSWFREAEIYQTVMLRHENILGFIAADNKDNGTWTQLWLVSDYHEHGSLFDYLNRYTVTVEGMIKLALSTASGLAHLHMEIVGTQGKPAIAHRDLKSKNILVKKNGTCCIADLGLAVRHDSATDTIDIAPNHRVGTKRYMAPEVLDDSINMKHFESFKRADIYAMGLVFWEIARRCSIGGIHEDYQLPYYDLVPSDPSVEEMRKVVCEQKLRPNIPNRWQSCEALRVMAKIMRECWYANGAARLTALRIKKTLSQLSQQEGIKM; encoded by the exons ATGTGTATAGCTGAAATCGACCTAATTCCTCGAGACAGGCCGTTTGTATGTGCACCGTCCTCAAAAACTGGGTCTGTTACTACAACGTATTGCTGCAATCAGGACCATTGCAATAAAATAGAACTCCCAACTGTTG GCCCTTTTTCAGGAAAGCCATCATCTGGCCTTGGTCCTGTCGAACTGGCAGCTGTCATTGCTGGACCAGTCTGCTTCGTCTGCATCTCACTCATGTTGATGGTCTATATCTGCCATAACCGCACTGTCATTCACCATCGAGTGCCAAATGAAGAGGATCCTTCATTAGATCGCCCTTTTATTTCAGAGGGCACTACGTTAAAAGACTTAATTTATGATATGACAACATCAGGTTCTGGATCAG gtTTACCATTGCTTGTTCAGAGAACAATCGCGAGAACTATCGTGTTACAAGAAAGTATCGGCAAAGGTCGATTTGGAGAAGTTTGGCGAGGGAAGTGGAGAGGAGAAGAAGTCGCTGTTAAAATATTCTCCTCTAGAGAAGAACGTTCATGGTTCCGTGAGGCAGAGATTTATCAAACTGTAATGTTACGTCATGAAAACATCTTGGGATTTATAGCAGCGGACAATAAAG ACAACGGTACGTGGACTCAGCTCTGGTTGGTGTCAGATTATCATGAGCATGGCTCCCTTTTTGATTATTTGAACAGATACACAGTGACTGTGGAAGGGATGATAAAACTCGCTCTGTCCACGGCAAGTGGACTCGCCCATCTTCACATGGAGATTGTTGGTACCCAAG gaaaaccAGCCATTGCTCATAGAGATTTGAAATCCAAGAATATCTTGGTAAAGAAGAATGGAACTTGCTGCATTGCAGACTTGGGACTGGCAGTAAGGCATGATTCGGCCACAGATACAATTGATATTGCTCCAAACCACAGAGTGGGAACAAAAAG GTACATGGCCCCTGAAGTTCTAGATGATTCCATAAATATGAAACACTTTGAATCCTTCAAACGTGCCGACATCTATGCAATGGGCTTAGTGTTCTGGGAAATAGCTCGACGATGCTCCATTGGTG GAATTCATGAAGATTACCAGCTGCCTTATTATGATCTTGTACCTTCTGATCCATCAGTTGAAGAAATGAGAAAGGTTGTTTGTGAACAGAAGTTAAGGCCAAATATTCCAAACAGATGGCAGAGCTGTGAA gctcTGAGAGTAATGGCTAAAATCATGAGAGAATGCTGGTATGCCAATGGAGCGGCAAGGCTTACAGCTCTGCGGATTAAGAAAACATTGTCACAGCTCAGTCAACAAGAAGGCATCAAAATGTAA
- the TGFBR1 gene encoding TGF-beta receptor type-1 isoform X2, translating to MEAAAAAPRPRLLLLALAAAAALAPGATALQCFCHLCTKDNFTCVTDGLCFVSVTETTDKVIHNSMCIAEIDLIPRDRPFVCAPSSKTGSVTTTYCCNQDHCNKIELPTVGKPSSGLGPVELAAVIAGPVCFVCISLMLMVYICHNRTVIHHRVPNEEDPSLDRPFISEGTTLKDLIYDMTTSGSGSGLPLLVQRTIARTIVLQESIGKGRFGEVWRGKWRGEEVAVKIFSSREERSWFREAEIYQTVMLRHENILGFIAADNKDNGTWTQLWLVSDYHEHGSLFDYLNRYTVTVEGMIKLALSTASGLAHLHMEIVGTQGKPAIAHRDLKSKNILVKKNGTCCIADLGLAVRHDSATDTIDIAPNHRVGTKRYMAPEVLDDSINMKHFESFKRADIYAMGLVFWEIARRCSIGGIHEDYQLPYYDLVPSDPSVEEMRKVVCEQKLRPNIPNRWQSCEALRVMAKIMRECWYANGAARLTALRIKKTLSQLSQQEGIKM from the exons CATTACAGTGTTTCTGCCACCTTTGtacaaaagacaattttacttgTGTCACAGATGGGCTCTGCTTTGTCTCTGTCACAGAGACCACAGATAAAGTTATACACAATAGCATGTGTATAGCTGAAATCGACCTAATTCCTCGAGACAGGCCGTTTGTATGTGCACCGTCCTCAAAAACTGGGTCTGTTACTACAACGTATTGCTGCAATCAGGACCATTGCAATAAAATAGAACTCCCAACTGTTG GAAAGCCATCATCTGGCCTTGGTCCTGTCGAACTGGCAGCTGTCATTGCTGGACCAGTCTGCTTCGTCTGCATCTCACTCATGTTGATGGTCTATATCTGCCATAACCGCACTGTCATTCACCATCGAGTGCCAAATGAAGAGGATCCTTCATTAGATCGCCCTTTTATTTCAGAGGGCACTACGTTAAAAGACTTAATTTATGATATGACAACATCAGGTTCTGGATCAG gtTTACCATTGCTTGTTCAGAGAACAATCGCGAGAACTATCGTGTTACAAGAAAGTATCGGCAAAGGTCGATTTGGAGAAGTTTGGCGAGGGAAGTGGAGAGGAGAAGAAGTCGCTGTTAAAATATTCTCCTCTAGAGAAGAACGTTCATGGTTCCGTGAGGCAGAGATTTATCAAACTGTAATGTTACGTCATGAAAACATCTTGGGATTTATAGCAGCGGACAATAAAG ACAACGGTACGTGGACTCAGCTCTGGTTGGTGTCAGATTATCATGAGCATGGCTCCCTTTTTGATTATTTGAACAGATACACAGTGACTGTGGAAGGGATGATAAAACTCGCTCTGTCCACGGCAAGTGGACTCGCCCATCTTCACATGGAGATTGTTGGTACCCAAG gaaaaccAGCCATTGCTCATAGAGATTTGAAATCCAAGAATATCTTGGTAAAGAAGAATGGAACTTGCTGCATTGCAGACTTGGGACTGGCAGTAAGGCATGATTCGGCCACAGATACAATTGATATTGCTCCAAACCACAGAGTGGGAACAAAAAG GTACATGGCCCCTGAAGTTCTAGATGATTCCATAAATATGAAACACTTTGAATCCTTCAAACGTGCCGACATCTATGCAATGGGCTTAGTGTTCTGGGAAATAGCTCGACGATGCTCCATTGGTG GAATTCATGAAGATTACCAGCTGCCTTATTATGATCTTGTACCTTCTGATCCATCAGTTGAAGAAATGAGAAAGGTTGTTTGTGAACAGAAGTTAAGGCCAAATATTCCAAACAGATGGCAGAGCTGTGAA gctcTGAGAGTAATGGCTAAAATCATGAGAGAATGCTGGTATGCCAATGGAGCGGCAAGGCTTACAGCTCTGCGGATTAAGAAAACATTGTCACAGCTCAGTCAACAAGAAGGCATCAAAAT
- the TGFBR1 gene encoding TGF-beta receptor type-1 isoform X1, whose product MEAAAAAPRPRLLLLALAAAAALAPGATALQCFCHLCTKDNFTCVTDGLCFVSVTETTDKVIHNSMCIAEIDLIPRDRPFVCAPSSKTGSVTTTYCCNQDHCNKIELPTVGPFSGKPSSGLGPVELAAVIAGPVCFVCISLMLMVYICHNRTVIHHRVPNEEDPSLDRPFISEGTTLKDLIYDMTTSGSGSGLPLLVQRTIARTIVLQESIGKGRFGEVWRGKWRGEEVAVKIFSSREERSWFREAEIYQTVMLRHENILGFIAADNKDNGTWTQLWLVSDYHEHGSLFDYLNRYTVTVEGMIKLALSTASGLAHLHMEIVGTQGKPAIAHRDLKSKNILVKKNGTCCIADLGLAVRHDSATDTIDIAPNHRVGTKRYMAPEVLDDSINMKHFESFKRADIYAMGLVFWEIARRCSIGGIHEDYQLPYYDLVPSDPSVEEMRKVVCEQKLRPNIPNRWQSCEALRVMAKIMRECWYANGAARLTALRIKKTLSQLSQQEGIKM is encoded by the exons CATTACAGTGTTTCTGCCACCTTTGtacaaaagacaattttacttgTGTCACAGATGGGCTCTGCTTTGTCTCTGTCACAGAGACCACAGATAAAGTTATACACAATAGCATGTGTATAGCTGAAATCGACCTAATTCCTCGAGACAGGCCGTTTGTATGTGCACCGTCCTCAAAAACTGGGTCTGTTACTACAACGTATTGCTGCAATCAGGACCATTGCAATAAAATAGAACTCCCAACTGTTG GCCCTTTTTCAGGAAAGCCATCATCTGGCCTTGGTCCTGTCGAACTGGCAGCTGTCATTGCTGGACCAGTCTGCTTCGTCTGCATCTCACTCATGTTGATGGTCTATATCTGCCATAACCGCACTGTCATTCACCATCGAGTGCCAAATGAAGAGGATCCTTCATTAGATCGCCCTTTTATTTCAGAGGGCACTACGTTAAAAGACTTAATTTATGATATGACAACATCAGGTTCTGGATCAG gtTTACCATTGCTTGTTCAGAGAACAATCGCGAGAACTATCGTGTTACAAGAAAGTATCGGCAAAGGTCGATTTGGAGAAGTTTGGCGAGGGAAGTGGAGAGGAGAAGAAGTCGCTGTTAAAATATTCTCCTCTAGAGAAGAACGTTCATGGTTCCGTGAGGCAGAGATTTATCAAACTGTAATGTTACGTCATGAAAACATCTTGGGATTTATAGCAGCGGACAATAAAG ACAACGGTACGTGGACTCAGCTCTGGTTGGTGTCAGATTATCATGAGCATGGCTCCCTTTTTGATTATTTGAACAGATACACAGTGACTGTGGAAGGGATGATAAAACTCGCTCTGTCCACGGCAAGTGGACTCGCCCATCTTCACATGGAGATTGTTGGTACCCAAG gaaaaccAGCCATTGCTCATAGAGATTTGAAATCCAAGAATATCTTGGTAAAGAAGAATGGAACTTGCTGCATTGCAGACTTGGGACTGGCAGTAAGGCATGATTCGGCCACAGATACAATTGATATTGCTCCAAACCACAGAGTGGGAACAAAAAG GTACATGGCCCCTGAAGTTCTAGATGATTCCATAAATATGAAACACTTTGAATCCTTCAAACGTGCCGACATCTATGCAATGGGCTTAGTGTTCTGGGAAATAGCTCGACGATGCTCCATTGGTG GAATTCATGAAGATTACCAGCTGCCTTATTATGATCTTGTACCTTCTGATCCATCAGTTGAAGAAATGAGAAAGGTTGTTTGTGAACAGAAGTTAAGGCCAAATATTCCAAACAGATGGCAGAGCTGTGAA gctcTGAGAGTAATGGCTAAAATCATGAGAGAATGCTGGTATGCCAATGGAGCGGCAAGGCTTACAGCTCTGCGGATTAAGAAAACATTGTCACAGCTCAGTCAACAAGAAGGCATCAAAAT